One genomic segment of Candidatus Thermoplasmatota archaeon includes these proteins:
- a CDS encoding GTP-binding protein, with product MVETRRLKSKVCLVGEKAVGKTSLIRRFVVNEFDDKYITTIGTKVSK from the coding sequence ATGGTTGAGACTAGAAGGTTGAAGTCAAAGGTCTGTCTCGTTGGGGAGAAGGCCGTCGGGAAGACGAGCCTGATCAGGAGATTCGTTGTGAACGAGTTCGACGACAAGTACATAACCACGATAGGGACGAAGGTCTCCAAG